In Hyphomicrobiales bacterium, a single window of DNA contains:
- a CDS encoding ComEC/Rec2 family competence protein, which produces MASWRSAAARIGEIEGARLTVWTPMLLVAGIWGYFALAHEPGWPLVVSLAVCAGALALRFRHIPTLVAVALIFMGFVGADLRTAWVSTPLLRAYVPGATITGRLRDVDRPSAKRLTLVVDVETASGLPPEEVPRRVRLTVTGQMDTPQIGDRVSGTAMLLPLPLPVSPGAFDYGRSLFFESIGATGRFTAPPTVEKGDVPLRYQLRRSLHGLRATIGARVAAVIEGPLGSFADALITGERARIPKAMNASLQASGLFHILSISGLHMAMVAGTSFWLVRALLALSPALALRRPIKKWAAGAALVVGGFYMLLADGGAATERSFIMIAVMFFAVMVDRPAISLHNLAVAAVFILLFSPEQAVAASFQMSFLAVMGLAAFFEWWSLRMPRAAPATAGRLWRWMWKLVHLALTSLAASLIAGGLSSIPAAHHFGRLALYSVVSNALALPVASVAVMPMALLAVLLMPFGLEALPLMVMEQGLRVVMAISDWVASWPNAGLAMPLLSAEAAAALSFAAAFLAMPRSALRWLSLPLLAIGIALVWQQSSPDVLVEERTQTAAAVDQTGYLVPLPDKRGRFSVNKWLLARGQNQKAADAAKWPLWTCDASQCRATVKGRDVVFLRETAAPIKPCPRAAVIIAQYPLRRRCKGTLATIDRFDVWRQGAHALTFTPQGVEVATARGAQGDRAWRVWPRPRLK; this is translated from the coding sequence ATGGCGTCCTGGCGCAGCGCCGCCGCGCGGATCGGCGAAATCGAGGGCGCGCGCCTCACGGTGTGGACGCCCATGCTGCTGGTCGCCGGAATCTGGGGCTACTTCGCCCTGGCGCACGAACCGGGTTGGCCGCTGGTAGTGTCGCTGGCCGTCTGTGCTGGTGCCCTCGCGCTGCGCTTCCGCCACATCCCGACGCTCGTGGCCGTCGCCCTCATCTTCATGGGCTTCGTGGGCGCAGACCTGCGCACCGCATGGGTAAGCACGCCGCTGTTGCGCGCTTATGTTCCGGGTGCCACCATCACAGGTCGGCTGCGCGATGTGGACCGCCCCAGCGCCAAGCGCCTCACGCTCGTCGTCGATGTGGAAACGGCGAGCGGATTGCCGCCGGAGGAAGTGCCGCGCCGCGTACGCCTCACCGTGACGGGCCAGATGGACACGCCGCAGATCGGCGACCGTGTCAGTGGCACCGCCATGCTGTTGCCGCTGCCGCTGCCCGTTTCACCGGGCGCATTTGACTATGGCCGCAGCCTGTTCTTCGAGTCGATCGGCGCCACAGGACGCTTCACCGCGCCTCCGACCGTGGAGAAGGGAGACGTGCCCCTGCGCTATCAGTTGCGCCGGAGCCTGCATGGTCTTCGCGCCACCATCGGTGCGCGCGTGGCGGCCGTGATCGAGGGGCCTTTGGGCTCATTCGCCGATGCGCTCATCACCGGCGAGCGGGCACGCATCCCGAAGGCCATGAATGCAAGCCTGCAGGCCTCTGGCCTGTTCCACATCCTCTCGATCTCCGGCCTGCACATGGCCATGGTAGCGGGCACGTCCTTCTGGCTGGTGCGGGCACTGCTGGCGCTCTCGCCAGCACTGGCGCTGCGGCGGCCGATCAAGAAATGGGCGGCGGGTGCGGCCCTTGTTGTTGGCGGCTTCTACATGTTGCTGGCCGATGGAGGTGCCGCAACGGAACGCTCCTTCATCATGATCGCCGTCATGTTCTTTGCCGTGATGGTGGACCGTCCGGCAATCTCCCTGCACAATCTCGCGGTGGCGGCGGTCTTCATCCTGCTGTTCTCGCCCGAACAGGCGGTTGCCGCCAGTTTCCAGATGTCGTTCCTTGCCGTCATGGGCCTCGCTGCCTTCTTTGAATGGTGGAGCCTTCGCATGCCCCGCGCCGCACCTGCCACGGCGGGACGTTTGTGGCGCTGGATGTGGAAGCTGGTGCATCTGGCGCTCACCTCACTTGCCGCCTCACTCATTGCAGGCGGACTGTCGAGCATTCCCGCCGCCCACCACTTCGGCCGGCTCGCGCTCTACAGCGTGGTCAGCAATGCCCTGGCCTTGCCGGTCGCCAGTGTCGCTGTGATGCCCATGGCCTTGTTGGCAGTGCTGCTGATGCCCTTCGGACTTGAGGCGCTTCCCCTGATGGTGATGGAACAGGGGTTGCGCGTCGTCATGGCGATTTCCGATTGGGTGGCAAGCTGGCCCAATGCGGGCCTCGCCATGCCGCTGCTGAGTGCGGAAGCGGCGGCGGCACTGTCCTTCGCGGCGGCCTTCCTCGCCATGCCACGAAGCGCGCTCCGCTGGCTCTCCTTGCCATTGCTGGCCATCGGGATCGCACTGGTCTGGCAGCAGTCCTCGCCGGATGTCCTGGTGGAAGAACGGACACAGACGGCGGCCGCTGTCGATCAAACCGGCTATCTGGTGCCGCTGCCCGACAAGCGCGGGCGCTTCTCCGTCAACAAGTGGCTGCTGGCACGCGGGCAGAACCAGAAAGCGGCCGACGCCGCCAAATGGCCCTTGTGGACCTGCGACGCAAGCCAATGCCGGGCCACGGTAAAGGGGAGGGACGTGGTGTTCCTGCGCGAGACGGCAGCCCCCATCAAGCCGTGCCCGCGCGCCGCAGTCATCATCGCGCAATATCCGTTGCGCCGCCGCTGCAAGGGAACGCTCGCCACGATTGACCGCTTCGATGTCTGGCGGCAGGGCGCCCATGCCCTGACATTCACCCCGCAAGGCGTGGAGGTGGCGACGGCCCGCGGCGCACAGGGAGACCGCGCCTGGCGCGTCTGGCCCCGCCCGCGGCTGAAATAG
- a CDS encoding chorismate mutase — protein MIATPPDLLKLRREIDRVDSELVQVLARRQKIVEQVIAIKERDGLPAFIPERIEEVLEGVSRQAEAAGLSPDLARTLWKGMIDWFVAFEEKQLKES, from the coding sequence ATGATCGCCACTCCGCCGGACCTGCTGAAGCTGCGCCGCGAAATCGACCGCGTGGACAGCGAACTCGTGCAGGTGCTGGCGCGCCGCCAGAAGATCGTGGAACAGGTGATCGCCATCAAGGAACGCGATGGACTCCCTGCCTTCATTCCGGAACGGATCGAGGAAGTACTGGAGGGCGTCTCGCGTCAGGCCGAAGCAGCAGGCCTCTCGCCCGATCTTGCCCGCACGCTGTGGAAGGGCATGATCGACTGGTTCGTGGCCTTCGAGGAAAAACAGCTTAAAGAGTCATGA